The following DNA comes from Cellulomonas soli.
CGACCCGAACGACCTGCGCATCGACGTGTACCGCTCCTCCGGGCCCGGCGGGCAGTCGGTCAACACCACGGACTCGGCCGTGCGGATCACGCACCTGCCGACGGGCATCGTCGTGTCGATGCAGAACGAGAAGTCCCAGCTGCAGAACCGTGAGCAGGCGTTGCGCGTGCTGCGCGCACGGCTCCTGGCGGCCCGTCAGGAGGACGCGGCCGCGGCTGCCTCCCAGGCCCGCCGCTCGCAGGTGCGCACCGTGGACCGTTCGGAGCGCATCCGCACCTACAACTTCCCGGAGAACCGCATCGCCGACCACCGCACCGGGTACAAGGCGTACAACCTGGACGCGGTGCTCGGCGGCGATCTCGGTCCGGTCGTCCAGTCGGCGATCGACGCCGACGAGGCGGCACGGCTGGCCGCGGCGGGCGAGGCGTGAGCACGCCGGTGCGGCCCGCGGTCACATTGCGTGCTGCGGTCGAGGCGGCCGCCCGGCTGCTCGACGAGGCGGGCGTGCCCTCCGCGCGCCACGACGCGACCGCACTGGCGGCGCACGTGCTGGGCGTGGACCGTGTCGAGCTCGCGCTGCCCCCGGCGCTGCCGGAGGGGTTCGCGCAGCAGTACGCGCTCGTCGTGGACCGTCGGCGCCGGCGCGAGCCGCTGCAGCACATCGTCGGCTCCACGACGTTCCGCTACCTGACCCTGCAGGTGCGCGCCGGGGTCTTCGTGCCCCGGCCCGAGACCGAGGTCGTCGCGCAGGTCGCCGTCGACGAGGCCGCGCGGCTCGTCGCCGAGGACCGCACGCCGTGGGTCGTCGACCTGTGCTGCGGCGCCGGCGGGATCGCGCTCGCGGTCGACACCGAGGTCCCGCAGGCACGCGTGGTGGCGGTGGACGCCTCGCCCGAGGCGGTGGCGCTCACGCGTGCCAACCACGAGGCGCACCCCGTCGCGGGCCCGCCGCTGCGCGTCGAGCTGGGCGACGTGCGCGACCCCGCGCTGCTCGCCGAGCTCGACGGGCAGGTGGACGTCCTCGTCTCGAACCCTCCGTACATCCCGCCCGATGCGGTCCCCGTCGACCCCGAGGTGCGCGACCACGACCCGGACCTCGCGCTGTACGGCGGCGGGGCCGACGGCCTCGACGTGCCCCGGGCCGTGCTCGCGGCGGCGGTGCGGCTGCTCGTCCCCGGCGGCCTGCTCGTCATGGAGCACGCCGAGGTGCAGGCCGACGCGACCCGTGCGGCGGCGGCCGCCACCGGTGCGTTCACGCACATCCGCACGCTGCCCGATCTGACCGGTCGGGCACGCATGCTCGTGGCCCGTCGCGTGGGAGACTCGCAGCCGTGAGCCTGAACCGGATCAAGGACGCGACCGACCCGGCGACCTGGGGACCGGCGATCGACGAGGCGGTGCACGCGATCTCCCGCGGCGAGCTCGTCGTGCTCCCCACGGACACCGTCTACGGGATCGGTGCGGACGCCTTCACCCCGTCCGCCGTCCAGGCCCTGCTCGACGCCAAGGGCCGAGGTCGCCAGATGCCCCCGCCGGTGCTGATCCCGGACGTGCGCACGCTCGACGGCCTGGCCACGCACGTGCCCGACGGGGCCCGGGCGCTCGCCGAGGCGTTCTGGCCCGGCGGCCTGACCCTCATCCTGGACGCGCAGCCGTCGCTGGCCTGGGACCTCGGCGAGACGCACGGCACGGTGGCCTTGCGCATGCCCGACCACCCGGCCGCGCTCGCGCTGCTGCGGCGCACCGGGCCGATGGCCGTCTCGAGCGCGAACCTCACGGGCCACGACGCGGCGGTCACGGCCGCCGACGCGCACGCCCAGCTGGGCGAGTCCGTCGCGATCTACCTGGACGCGGGGGAGGCGCCCGGCCAGGTGGCCTCCACGATCGTCGACGCGACCGGCGACGTCCTGCGGCTCGTGCGGGCGGGAGCGATCGACCTGCCGCGGCTGTGCGAGGTCGCGACGGTCGTCGATCCGGCTGCTGCCGACCCGGCCACCGGCACGCAGGTCGCCCCGGCGCAGGAGGGCGGCTCCGACCGGTGAGGGTCTACCTGCTCGTCCTGCTCGTCTCGGCGCTCGTCGCCTTCCTCGCGACCCCCCTGGCGCGCTGGTGCGCCCTGCGCTGGGGGGCGATCAC
Coding sequences within:
- a CDS encoding L-threonylcarbamoyladenylate synthase, which encodes MSLNRIKDATDPATWGPAIDEAVHAISRGELVVLPTDTVYGIGADAFTPSAVQALLDAKGRGRQMPPPVLIPDVRTLDGLATHVPDGARALAEAFWPGGLTLILDAQPSLAWDLGETHGTVALRMPDHPAALALLRRTGPMAVSSANLTGHDAAVTAADAHAQLGESVAIYLDAGEAPGQVASTIVDATGDVLRLVRAGAIDLPRLCEVATVVDPAAADPATGTQVAPAQEGGSDR
- the prmC gene encoding peptide chain release factor N(5)-glutamine methyltransferase, coding for MSTPVRPAVTLRAAVEAAARLLDEAGVPSARHDATALAAHVLGVDRVELALPPALPEGFAQQYALVVDRRRRREPLQHIVGSTTFRYLTLQVRAGVFVPRPETEVVAQVAVDEAARLVAEDRTPWVVDLCCGAGGIALAVDTEVPQARVVAVDASPEAVALTRANHEAHPVAGPPLRVELGDVRDPALLAELDGQVDVLVSNPPYIPPDAVPVDPEVRDHDPDLALYGGGADGLDVPRAVLAAAVRLLVPGGLLVMEHAEVQADATRAAAAATGAFTHIRTLPDLTGRARMLVARRVGDSQP